DNA from Synechococcus elongatus PCC 6301:
TTGCCCTGGATGACCGCTTACGAAAATGTCTACCTCGCGGTGGACTGCGTGAACCCCCAAATGCGGGAAGGCGAAAAGCGGGAAATTGTCCGCGAGCATCTGGCAATGGTTGGTCTAACCGAAGCCGCCGAGAAAAAAATCACCCAGATCTCGGGGGGGATGAAACAGCGGGTGGCGATCGCTCGGGCGCTCTCGATTCGGCCTGAAGTGCTGATTTTGGACGAGCCGTTTGGCGCACTCGATGCAATCACCAAAGAGGAATTGCAGGAAGAGCTACTCAAAATCTGGAACGATCATCGTTGCACCGTACTGATGATCACCCACGACATTGATGAAGCGTTGTTCCTCGCCGATCGCTTGGTGATGATGACCAATGGGCCGGCGGCGAATATCGGTGAAATCATGACCATTCCCTTCCCTCGTCCGCGCGATCGCGAGCGGATTATGGAAGACCCGCAGTACTACGACCTGCGTAACTACGCGCTGGATTTCCTCTACAACCGATTTGCTCACGACGACGAGTAAATCAGTACTCAACTCCGAACTTAGCCTCAGAGATTCCCTCTGCTCCCATGGGCGAGGGATTTTTTACTGGGAGACAAGCCGGAATTCAAGCGAGGATCCCTCTGGGGGCCGCTGGACAAGACTTAGCAGTTGGCAGTTGAGCTGTCTTGGCAGAACGAAACTCTTACAGGACAAGTTTGTATTCCACACGGTCAGCGGGAGAGCAAAACCCTTGCCAGATGCGCGGAAATTGTGATGTGATGCGAGCGTCTATTGCGAGTTTGCTTCGTGCCCTCTGGACGCACTCACGATCGCCTGACCCTGTGGCTGTTGCCCGCTGTTGCGGCAGGCAGCTGGCTGATCAGCCGTCAGAGTGACCTTAGTTTGGTGCTGAGTGGCAGTTATCTATTTGCAGGGCTGATGTTTGGCCCTGACTTGGATGTGCGATCGCGGCAGTCGCAACGCTGGGGGCCACTGCGGTGGATCTGGACTCCCTATCAACGCTGCCTACGGCATCGCTCGTGGTTTTCCCACGGGCCCCTTTTGGGGACAATCGGCCGGGTTCTGTACCTCGGGGCTTGGCTACTGTTGTTGGTGCTAGTGATTGAAACAGCGATCGCGATCGGACAGGGTGGCAACTGGGCAGGCTTGGGCGATCGCCTCAGTCAGCATCAGCAATGGATTGGGACAGAGCTGAGTCGTCGGCCAGCACTCGTTCTAGCGACCTTAGTTGGCTTAGAGCTCGGAGCCATGAGCCATAGCTTCAGCGATTGGGTAGGCTCAGCTTGGAAACGCTGGCGTCGGCCTCGTAAGACCACTCGCCGGCGTCCTGCAGCCTCCCGTTCTTCTCGGACTTAAATCCCCATGGGTGTTGATTTTTTTGAGTCGGTGCCAGCACCGAACCAAGATGCGATCGCGACAGCACTCCTGCAACTGGTTGCTGTGGTGGCGCAGCTCCGCGATCCAGAACAAGGCTGCCCCTGGGACCGCGAACAAACGCCGACCAGCCTGATTCCCTACGTGCTGGAAGAGGCCTACGAAGTCGTTCACGCCTTGCGCCAGGGCAATCCCAACGCGATCGCAGAGGAATTGGGAGACCTGCTGCTGCAAGTGGTGCTGCAAGCCCAAATTGCCAGTGAGAGCCAACAGTTTGATTTAGCAACGGTAGCCGATGGCATTACCGAGAAGCTGATCCGTCGTCATCCCCACGTGTTTGGCGAAGCGATCGCAGAGACCCCGGAAGCGGTACAAGCAACCTGGCAAGCAATCAAAGCTCGTGAGAAAGGCGAGGTCGCGGAGACCCTGACCCACTGCCTCAGCCGCTATGCAGCGACTCTGCCACCTTTGACGGCTGCCCTCAAGATTTCCCAGCGGGCCGCCAAGGCTGGGTTTGAGTGGCCGAATTTGGCGGGGGTCTGGGACAAGTTTGAAGAAGAGTTAGCCGAGCTGAAAGAGGCCCTCGATAGCGGCGATCGCGATCACGCCGAGGCTGAGCTGGGGGATCTGCTGTTCAGCTTGGTCAATATTGCTCGCTGGTGCCAACTAGATCCGGTCGCAGCCCTTCAGGGCACCAACGATCGCTTTGTGGCCCGTTTCCAGAAAGTGGAGGCCGCCGCTGGTCAGTCCCTCGATAGCTTGGGCATTGAAACGTTGGAAAAACTCTGGCAACAGGCGAAACGGGAGTTAGGGCAATCCTCTGTTTAGACGGAGGCAAAGGGCGATCGCGTCTGGATTAGGGCTCTGTAGCCACTAACTGTTTGCGGATCTGCCAGCCGATCGCCACAACCAAACCGATCATCAGACTGCCAATGCCGATAAAACTCGGCAGCCAGAACGACCATTGCAGATGGTTCTCGCCAGACTGCAGCTTCCAGCACTGTCGCTGGAGCTTACCCTGCGCACTACTGGCGCTGGGCTGGGGCTGACTGCGACTACCGCGTGGCGTTTCCAAGCAAACTTCCAGATCGAGCAGTGCCCCTGGGTCAAACAACACCTGTTGATCGCGGCGGGCGATCGCAAAATCTGAGAGATCAACGTTCAAATCGAGCTGATTGCCAATCGCCAGTAGGGCATTACTCTGGCGGACCGTCAGGCTCGGTTCCGGCAAGATCAGGGGTGTAGACTCCGGTCTTTCGAGGGGAGAGTAGAGCTGAGCGAATTTCGTTTCGAGATCGCGGCCATTATCAAAGGGAAGAGTCAGCCACCACTCATTGCGATCGCGCCGTACTTTGCCACCCAGTTGTTTGCCACGCTGGGAAAGTTGCTGAAACCACTGCTGAGCTGCAGGTCGATTTAGGGCACTGAGGCGATCGTTCAGCTTCACATGTTGGATCAATTCACCGGCCGTTTGCCCTTGAAAGCGAATCGTCGTTTCTGCTTGGACACAGCCACCAAGCGCCACAGTCAACAGCAAGCAGAGCAGGGGCAACAGACGACGGAAGGCCACAGGAACTCCTAGGAAGATGCCGAAGCTTCAGGTTGGACGAAACAAGATCCAACCCAACAACGCTATCAAGAACAGCAAGCCAAACCCAAGGAAGCGATTATCGCGGGTGTTGATCCGGTTGAGGTCATCGACTGGCGTCAGCCGATAGTCTGGCTCTTTCTCCTCTTTGGCCGAGCCACCCGGTGCCTGCCGCAGTTTTGCCAGAGTATCCTCCGACAGGCTGGTCAGGTCAGGAATCTCCACCTGCCAGTCAGCCCTCCGTTCCAGTCGCGGGGCTTCGAGGATATAGAGCAGTTGGGCCGCGAGTTGTCGCTGTTCGCGCAGGGGATGTTTCGCCAGTTGGCGACAGACTGTTTTGGCCGCCTCAATGTCTCCGATCGCTTGATAGGCGGTGGCCAACCAGTAGCGAATCTCTGCACCGATCGCGCTGGCCACCGCAGCCTGCTCAGCAGCGGTTTCGAGGGCAGCGATCGCCTGCCGATAGTCACCGCGAGCGATCGCCGCTTGCCCGATTGCTAGCCCCTGCTCTGTCGAGACGGAATTGCGATCGCTCATTGCCAGGGTTGATGGGCCTCGTGGTAGCCCGAGCCAACAATCATCGTGCCAATGCCCGCATCCGTGAAAATCTCCAGCAGCAGCGCATGGGGAATTCGACCATCAATGATGTGAGCAGCCCGTACGCCTTGAGCGAGAGATCGGATACAACAATCCACCTTAGGAATCATGCCGCCACCGACAATCCCTTGGGCAATCAGTTCGCGGCTTTGGGGGATGTTGAGACGGGGAATCAGGCTTTCGGGACGTTTGGGATCTTCGAGGATGCCACGGGTATCCGTCAGCAAAATCAGTTTTTCTGCATTCAGAGCTGCGGCAATTTCACCGGCGACGGTATCTGCGTTGATGTTGAAGGATTGGCCGTTTTCATCGGCAGCAACGCTAGAAATGACGGGAATGTAACCGCGCTCCAGCAGCGGCTCAATCACTTCGCTGTTGACGCTGTTGACTTCGCCGACAAAACCAATCCCTTCCTGATCGTGGGGACGCGCTAGGACCAGACGACCATCGGTACCACAGAAACCAACGGCCCGTCCGCCTGTGGTATTGATCCGCGAGACGATGTCTTTATTGACGCGGCCAACCAGCACCATCTCGACCACTTCCATGGTGTCGGCATCGGTGACTCGGAGACCGTTATGGAACTGAGGCTCAATCCCAACCCGCCCCAGCCAAGCGTTAATTTCTGGCCCGCCACCGTGAACCACAACGGGGCGCATGCCCACACAGGCCAAGAAGACGATGTCACGCATCACCGCTTCCTTCAGCTCTTCCTGCTTCATGGCAGCGCCGCCATATTTGACGACGACGGTACGCCCAGCAAACTGCTGGAGGTAGGGTAGAGCTTCGCTGAGAATGCGAACGCGATCGGCTGCGCCTGCTTCGATAAACTCGCTAGACATCGGCGGGCACCTCAGCGGTGACGATCAGGGCGACTTCCACGCGATCGCTCGTGGGTTGGGTGACTTCTGCCCGTAGTCCAGGCCCAAAGAAACGGCCAATGCGCTCCTGCTTTTCTTTCCAAGTCTCAAAGTCCACATGGGGAGACGCAAAATCGAGCACGAGCGTGTAGGCTCCCTCGCGATTTTCCTCCCGCAGCGCCACAAGTTCGGGGCGTTCGTCGTCACTGGGACTCAGCCCCAACTTTTCGAGGGCCACATCTAAGTGCGCTTCTTGCCCGTAGCGGAACCGAGTCACATCTTGGCGGACTTGATTTTGAGTTTTGGTTGCTTGGGCTTTGCGGAGCTGGATCACCTCAGCGGCAGCCCTAGCTAAGGGTACAGGTTTCAGTTCGGCCGATTTGAGCGCCAAGCCCCCCAACAGTAAGGGAATGCCGTAGAAAAAACCCGCCAAGTTGAGGGTGGCGTTATCGATGACGAAGTAAGCGTAGAAACCCACTAGGGTCAGGGCGGTACCGATGACGGTCAGGAGATTGCCAAGGGGAAAACCGAGCATGCGCGTCCAGCAGACAAGACTCTTCCAATCCTAAGATGTTGGCGATCGCTCCTTGAGATTTCCAGCAGCGGTCAAGATAGAACGAGTGCTTTACTGCTGCAATGACTGACGACTCGCGATCGCTCTCTGACCAAATCCGCCAGCGCCTCACGCTGCTGCGCCAGCAACGCCAAGTGCTGGTGACGCTCCAAGGCCAAAACCTTGGCGAACTCCAATTGGATGTGGAGCAGGCCTTGGTGGAGCTCGATGACTTGCTGCAGGAAGG
Protein-coding regions in this window:
- a CDS encoding nitrate ABC transporter ATP-binding protein (This model describes the ATP binding subunits of ATP-binding cassette (ABC) transporters for nitrate transport, or for bicarbonate transport, in bacteria and archaea.); translated protein: MQTLRQQQPIVPSSPGHDPFLIVENVSKIYETPKGPYTVLDGVNLTVQEGEFICVIGHSGCGKSTLLNMVSGFNQPSHGSVRLKGKEIDRPGPDRMVVFQNYALLPWMTAYENVYLAVDCVNPQMREGEKREIVREHLAMVGLTEAAEKKITQISGGMKQRVAIARALSIRPEVLILDEPFGALDAITKEELQEELLKIWNDHRCTVLMITHDIDEALFLADRLVMMTNGPAANIGEIMTIPFPRPRDRERIMEDPQYYDLRNYALDFLYNRFAHDDE
- a CDS encoding metal-binding protein → MPSGRTHDRLTLWLLPAVAAGSWLISRQSDLSLVLSGSYLFAGLMFGPDLDVRSRQSQRWGPLRWIWTPYQRCLRHRSWFSHGPLLGTIGRVLYLGAWLLLLVLVIETAIAIGQGGNWAGLGDRLSQHQQWIGTELSRRPALVLATLVGLELGAMSHSFSDWVGSAWKRWRRPRKTTRRRPAASRSSRT
- the mazG gene encoding nucleoside triphosphate pyrophosphohydrolase — its product is MGVDFFESVPAPNQDAIATALLQLVAVVAQLRDPEQGCPWDREQTPTSLIPYVLEEAYEVVHALRQGNPNAIAEELGDLLLQVVLQAQIASESQQFDLATVADGITEKLIRRHPHVFGEAIAETPEAVQATWQAIKAREKGEVAETLTHCLSRYAATLPPLTAALKISQRAAKAGFEWPNLAGVWDKFEEELAELKEALDSGDRDHAEAELGDLLFSLVNIARWCQLDPVAALQGTNDRFVARFQKVEAAAGQSLDSLGIETLEKLWQQAKRELGQSSV
- a CDS encoding DUF3153 domain-containing protein, translated to MAFRRLLPLLCLLLTVALGGCVQAETTIRFQGQTAGELIQHVKLNDRLSALNRPAAQQWFQQLSQRGKQLGGKVRRDRNEWWLTLPFDNGRDLETKFAQLYSPLERPESTPLILPEPSLTVRQSNALLAIGNQLDLNVDLSDFAIARRDQQVLFDPGALLDLEVCLETPRGSRSQPQPSASSAQGKLQRQCWKLQSGENHLQWSFWLPSFIGIGSLMIGLVVAIGWQIRKQLVATEP
- a CDS encoding tetratricopeptide repeat protein, which produces MSDRNSVSTEQGLAIGQAAIARGDYRQAIAALETAAEQAAVASAIGAEIRYWLATAYQAIGDIEAAKTVCRQLAKHPLREQRQLAAQLLYILEAPRLERRADWQVEIPDLTSLSEDTLAKLRQAPGGSAKEEKEPDYRLTPVDDLNRINTRDNRFLGFGLLFLIALLGWILFRPT
- the argB gene encoding acetylglutamate kinase, whose protein sequence is MSSEFIEAGAADRVRILSEALPYLQQFAGRTVVVKYGGAAMKQEELKEAVMRDIVFLACVGMRPVVVHGGGPEINAWLGRVGIEPQFHNGLRVTDADTMEVVEMVLVGRVNKDIVSRINTTGGRAVGFCGTDGRLVLARPHDQEGIGFVGEVNSVNSEVIEPLLERGYIPVISSVAADENGQSFNINADTVAGEIAAALNAEKLILLTDTRGILEDPKRPESLIPRLNIPQSRELIAQGIVGGGMIPKVDCCIRSLAQGVRAAHIIDGRIPHALLLEIFTDAGIGTMIVGSGYHEAHQPWQ
- a CDS encoding DUF2854 domain-containing protein, producing MLGFPLGNLLTVIGTALTLVGFYAYFVIDNATLNLAGFFYGIPLLLGGLALKSAELKPVPLARAAAEVIQLRKAQATKTQNQVRQDVTRFRYGQEAHLDVALEKLGLSPSDDERPELVALREENREGAYTLVLDFASPHVDFETWKEKQERIGRFFGPGLRAEVTQPTSDRVEVALIVTAEVPADV